The Amphiura filiformis chromosome 12, Afil_fr2py, whole genome shotgun sequence genome includes a region encoding these proteins:
- the LOC140165704 gene encoding uncharacterized protein isoform X1: protein MPKMALLYGKFLAGLAFILMLTNSLVAEGARGNQLSTASPRDDTIVPEICGRNFIFTYPTSHPSVSHIAYVMITTYSSSPVTVTVSVPGLEFTNTSTISQTNYANITFPSDVMIDRQEEVVNKSILITANEAVCVYGICTSGSTADGFNVLPKRSLGQRYVIASYEPLINYQHPSEFVVTALEETTVVDITFNHDGHRTLQKTLYPYESFQYRDFTHDLTGTLITSNKPISVMSGNECANVPNTIGKCEFLITHLPGTNGFGRYFVLSPFLGRISGYVFRVLAISNNTNVTVSDGTMVQLSEFDFYEGDALTAEIVTTISTTKDVIVTQYAKGLYSDYKPGDPFMLLIPPTTFFSNNVTFPVTNIPSIKTLQTSINIIVRCEENLDISLDGQIEPPWFDRLNSDGEFCVLRKFVEPGLHSVGHPSRNAKFMVVVYGFVWRASYGYLAGYNLQEDESIPVVTEVPPATLLTLPTESIMYPDSAGRHFVFAFPTPTSSMQNVYILITTLTAAATTVSVKVPSVSFQTSVTVSREQHGNVTLPRNTINRLSATSQNTVIVAAQTRVSVFAVCGGSTTIDAFLILPVTTHGSEYVISSYHPLVAYGHASEFTVSSLDTRTEFNITSSHELPQVYTLQPYETRLVRNLERDLTGTRIYSNNPVSVVSGVQCANVPADIGKCEYVVDHLSSVGNFGRQFVLAPFLGRRSGYVFRVMTAGARALIRFSDGRSFNIDPYDYYEVDVVDDDVLIVTSDNPVMVSQFAKGCYSDYLTGDPFMMLIPPTEAYSGSVTFPVTSIKTAETVRAYVNIYIDCRLADNLILDGQVIADWSRLSASEGFCILRNRISEGVHTVWHRDQNARFAVMVYAHAWRAAYGYMAGYNIQSSTIVPTEGRLLTTARPPPPSNPKTAKWRKEDNNNIITGFLTKPPAAPQNTKKTPQKGSNQKGPNSAGGGPYAKSLSADTTQGLRVRENFLMFMCILAVLLILIVLFALLMFWRDWRKKNNGSFSSISSGVPQTHEDDTKSTEGMAMESMEPEPFTDYDKNPLI, encoded by the exons ATGACACAATCGTTCCCGAGATTTGCGGACGTAACTTCATCTTCACCTACCCCACGTCTCACCCTAGCGTCTCGCACATTGCCTACGTCATGATAACGACCTACTCATCCTCTCCGGTAACTGTCACTGTCTCTGTTCCTGGCTTAGAGTTCACCAATACTTCTACGATATCACAGACTAACTACGCTAATATCACATTCCCAAGTGATGTGATGATTGACCGCCAGGAAGAGGTGGTTAATAAGAGTATTTTAATCACTGCAAATGAGGCTGTTTGCGTATATGGCATTTGCACGAGtggatctactgctgatggtttcAATGTTCTCCCGAAACGTTCTCTAGGGCAGCGATACGTCATAGCATCGTACGAACCTCTTATTAACTACCAACACCCATCAGAATTTGTAGTAACGGCTCTGGAAGAAACTACTGTGGTTGATATAACATTTAATCACGATGGCCATCGAACATTACAGAAAACATTATACCCTTACGAATCGTTTCAATATCGTGATTTTACTCATGATCTTACTGGCACTCTGATAACATCCAACAAACCTATTTCAGTCATGTCAGGTAATGAATGTGCTAATGTCCCAAACACGATCGGCAAATGCGAGTTCCTTATAACACACCTGCCAGGCACAAACGGATTCGGTCGTTACTTTGTTCTCAGTCCTTTTCTGGGTCGAATTTCCGGCTACGTGTTCCGCGTACTAGCAATATCAAATAACACCAATGTGACTGTTTCTGACGGCACTATGGTCCAGCTGTCTGAATTTGATTTCTACGAAGGAGACGCATTGACTGCTGAAATTGTCACCACCATATCGACAACTAAAGATGTCATTGTCACCCAATATGCTAAAGGACTCTACAGTGATTATAAACCAGGGGATCCATTTATGCTTTTAATTCCACCAACTACTTTCTTCAGTAACAATGTCACATTCCCAGTGACAAATATCCCCAGTATTAAGACTCTGCAAACTTCTATAAATATCATAGTGCGTTGTGAAGAAAACCTTGATATCAGTCTGGATGGGCAGATTGAGCCACCCTGGTTTGATCGCCTCAATAGTGACGGAGAATTTTGTGTGTTACGGAAGTTTGTAGAACCTGGTTTACATTCCGTGGGACATCCATCAAGGAATGCCAAGTTTATGGTAGTTGTATATGGCTTTGTATGGCGAGCATCCTATGGATATCTTGCAGGGTATAACCTTCAAGAAGACGAAAGTATTCCAG TTGTTACAGAGGTTCCTCCAGCGACTTTGTTGACGTTACCCACAG AATCTATAATGTATCCCGACTCAGCAGGGCGCCATTTTGTATTTGCATTTCCAACGCCAACCTCCTCGATGCAAAATGTCTACATCCTGATCACCACACTGACGGCTGCAGCGACGACAGTTTCTGTCAAAGTTCCAAGTGTGTCATTCCAAACGTCAGTAACTGTATCCCGTGAGCAACACGGAAACGTCACGCTACCACGGAATACCATCAACAGACTGTCTGCCACGTCTCAGAATACCGTTATCGTTGCGGCACAAACACGTGTATCGGTCTTCGCAGTGTGCGGAGGAAGTACCACCATTGACGCCTTTCTTATTCTACCAGTAACAACGCATGGGAGTGAGTATGTCATCTCCTCATACCACCCACTTGTTGCGTATGGGCATGCTTCTGAGTTTACGGTTTCCTCATTAGACACACGAACTGAGTTTAACATCACATCAAGTCATGAGCTACCACAGGTATACACTCTGCAACCCTACGAAACTCGCTTGGTTCGTAATCTGGAGAGAGACCTAACAGGTACCAGGATATACTCTAACAATCCTGTGTCTGTTGTCTCGGGTGTTCAATGCGCAAATGTTCCCGCTGATATCGGTAAATGTGAATACGTCGTAGACCATTTGTCGTCTGTTGGCAACTTTGGACGACAGTTCGTTTTAGCGCCATTCCTTGGACGAAGATCCGGATATGTGTTCCGTGTAATGACGGCAGGGGCTAGAGCCCTTATAAGGTTCTCAGATGGACGGTCGTTCAACATTGATCCATATGACTACTATGAGGTCGATGTTGTGGATGATGATGTCTTGATTGTAACATCGGACAACCCTGTCATGGTATCACAGTTTGCCAAGGGTTGCTATAGTGATTATCTCACGGGAGACCCATTCATGATGCTGATACCGCCTACTGAGGCTTACTCTGGAAGCGTGACATTCCCTGTGACCAGCATCAAAACAGCAGAAACAGTTAGAGCATATGTCAATATATACATAGATTGTCGATTAGCAGACAACTTGATACTGGATGGGCAGGTTATAGCAGATTGGAGCCGACTAAGTGCCTCCGAAGGTTTCTGCATTTTAAGGAATAGAATTTCAGAAGGCGTTCACACGGTGTGGCATCGAGATCAGAACGCCAGATTTGCAGTCATGGTGTATGCACATGCCTGGAGAGCAGCGTATGGTTACATGGCTGGGTATAACATTCAATCATCGACGATAGTACCAACTGAAG GACGACTATTGACAACCGCTAGGCCTCCTCCTCCATCAAATCCAAAAACAGCAAAATGGCGCAAAGAAG acaacaacaacatcatcacagGTTTTTTGACCAAACCACCTGCTGCGccacaaaacaccaaaaagacACCTCAAAAAG GATCGAACCAAAAGGGTCCCAACTCTGCAGGTGGAGGGCCCTATGCTAAGAGCTTGTCAGCAGACACCACACAGGGACTGAGAGTCAGAGAAAACTTCCTAATGTTTATGTGCATCTTAGCCGTTCTGTTGATACTTATTGTATTGTTTGCGCTCCTTATGTTCTGGAGAGACTGGCGGAAGAAGAATAACGG ATCATTCAGTTCCATCTCTTCAGGCGTTCCACAAACCCATGAGGACGACACCAAAAGTACAGAAGGAATGGCCATGGAAAGCATGGAACCAGAGCCATTTACGGATTATGATAAAAACCCATTAATCTAA
- the LOC140165704 gene encoding uncharacterized protein isoform X2, whose translation MPKMALLYGKFLAGLAFILMLTNSLVAEGARGNQLSTASPRDDTIVPEICGRNFIFTYPTSHPSVSHIAYVMITTYSSSPVTVTVSVPGLEFTNTSTISQTNYANITFPSDVMIDRQEEVVNKSILITANEAVCVYGICTSGSTADGFNVLPKRSLGQRYVIASYEPLINYQHPSEFVVTALEETTVVDITFNHDGHRTLQKTLYPYESFQYRDFTHDLTGTLITSNKPISVMSGNECANVPNTIGKCEFLITHLPGTNGFGRYFVLSPFLGRISGYVFRVLAISNNTNVTVSDGTMVQLSEFDFYEGDALTAEIVTTISTTKDVIVTQYAKGLYSDYKPGDPFMLLIPPTTFFSNNVTFPVTNIPSIKTLQTSINIIVRCEENLDISLDGQIEPPWFDRLNSDGEFCVLRKFVEPGLHSVGHPSRNAKFMVVVYGFVWRASYGYLAGYNLQEDESIPVVTEVPPATLLTLPTESIMYPDSAGRHFVFAFPTPTSSMQNVYILITTLTAAATTVSVKVPSVSFQTSVTVSREQHGNVTLPRNTINRLSATSQNTVIVAAQTRVSVFAVCGGSTTIDAFLILPVTTHGSEYVISSYHPLVAYGHASEFTVSSLDTRTEFNITSSHELPQVYTLQPYETRLVRNLERDLTGTRIYSNNPVSVVSGVQCANVPADIGKCEYVVDHLSSVGNFGRQFVLAPFLGRRSGYVFRVMTAGARALIRFSDGRSFNIDPYDYYEVDVVDDDVLIVTSDNPVMVSQFAKGCYSDYLTGDPFMMLIPPTEAYSGSVTFPVTSIKTAETVRAYVNIYIDCRLADNLILDGQVIADWSRLSASEGFCILRNRISEGVHTVWHRDQNARFAVMVYAHAWRAAYGYMAGYNIQSSTIVPTEGSNQKGPNSAGGGPYAKSLSADTTQGLRVRENFLMFMCILAVLLILIVLFALLMFWRDWRKKNNGSFSSISSGVPQTHEDDTKSTEGMAMESMEPEPFTDYDKNPLI comes from the exons ATGACACAATCGTTCCCGAGATTTGCGGACGTAACTTCATCTTCACCTACCCCACGTCTCACCCTAGCGTCTCGCACATTGCCTACGTCATGATAACGACCTACTCATCCTCTCCGGTAACTGTCACTGTCTCTGTTCCTGGCTTAGAGTTCACCAATACTTCTACGATATCACAGACTAACTACGCTAATATCACATTCCCAAGTGATGTGATGATTGACCGCCAGGAAGAGGTGGTTAATAAGAGTATTTTAATCACTGCAAATGAGGCTGTTTGCGTATATGGCATTTGCACGAGtggatctactgctgatggtttcAATGTTCTCCCGAAACGTTCTCTAGGGCAGCGATACGTCATAGCATCGTACGAACCTCTTATTAACTACCAACACCCATCAGAATTTGTAGTAACGGCTCTGGAAGAAACTACTGTGGTTGATATAACATTTAATCACGATGGCCATCGAACATTACAGAAAACATTATACCCTTACGAATCGTTTCAATATCGTGATTTTACTCATGATCTTACTGGCACTCTGATAACATCCAACAAACCTATTTCAGTCATGTCAGGTAATGAATGTGCTAATGTCCCAAACACGATCGGCAAATGCGAGTTCCTTATAACACACCTGCCAGGCACAAACGGATTCGGTCGTTACTTTGTTCTCAGTCCTTTTCTGGGTCGAATTTCCGGCTACGTGTTCCGCGTACTAGCAATATCAAATAACACCAATGTGACTGTTTCTGACGGCACTATGGTCCAGCTGTCTGAATTTGATTTCTACGAAGGAGACGCATTGACTGCTGAAATTGTCACCACCATATCGACAACTAAAGATGTCATTGTCACCCAATATGCTAAAGGACTCTACAGTGATTATAAACCAGGGGATCCATTTATGCTTTTAATTCCACCAACTACTTTCTTCAGTAACAATGTCACATTCCCAGTGACAAATATCCCCAGTATTAAGACTCTGCAAACTTCTATAAATATCATAGTGCGTTGTGAAGAAAACCTTGATATCAGTCTGGATGGGCAGATTGAGCCACCCTGGTTTGATCGCCTCAATAGTGACGGAGAATTTTGTGTGTTACGGAAGTTTGTAGAACCTGGTTTACATTCCGTGGGACATCCATCAAGGAATGCCAAGTTTATGGTAGTTGTATATGGCTTTGTATGGCGAGCATCCTATGGATATCTTGCAGGGTATAACCTTCAAGAAGACGAAAGTATTCCAG TTGTTACAGAGGTTCCTCCAGCGACTTTGTTGACGTTACCCACAG AATCTATAATGTATCCCGACTCAGCAGGGCGCCATTTTGTATTTGCATTTCCAACGCCAACCTCCTCGATGCAAAATGTCTACATCCTGATCACCACACTGACGGCTGCAGCGACGACAGTTTCTGTCAAAGTTCCAAGTGTGTCATTCCAAACGTCAGTAACTGTATCCCGTGAGCAACACGGAAACGTCACGCTACCACGGAATACCATCAACAGACTGTCTGCCACGTCTCAGAATACCGTTATCGTTGCGGCACAAACACGTGTATCGGTCTTCGCAGTGTGCGGAGGAAGTACCACCATTGACGCCTTTCTTATTCTACCAGTAACAACGCATGGGAGTGAGTATGTCATCTCCTCATACCACCCACTTGTTGCGTATGGGCATGCTTCTGAGTTTACGGTTTCCTCATTAGACACACGAACTGAGTTTAACATCACATCAAGTCATGAGCTACCACAGGTATACACTCTGCAACCCTACGAAACTCGCTTGGTTCGTAATCTGGAGAGAGACCTAACAGGTACCAGGATATACTCTAACAATCCTGTGTCTGTTGTCTCGGGTGTTCAATGCGCAAATGTTCCCGCTGATATCGGTAAATGTGAATACGTCGTAGACCATTTGTCGTCTGTTGGCAACTTTGGACGACAGTTCGTTTTAGCGCCATTCCTTGGACGAAGATCCGGATATGTGTTCCGTGTAATGACGGCAGGGGCTAGAGCCCTTATAAGGTTCTCAGATGGACGGTCGTTCAACATTGATCCATATGACTACTATGAGGTCGATGTTGTGGATGATGATGTCTTGATTGTAACATCGGACAACCCTGTCATGGTATCACAGTTTGCCAAGGGTTGCTATAGTGATTATCTCACGGGAGACCCATTCATGATGCTGATACCGCCTACTGAGGCTTACTCTGGAAGCGTGACATTCCCTGTGACCAGCATCAAAACAGCAGAAACAGTTAGAGCATATGTCAATATATACATAGATTGTCGATTAGCAGACAACTTGATACTGGATGGGCAGGTTATAGCAGATTGGAGCCGACTAAGTGCCTCCGAAGGTTTCTGCATTTTAAGGAATAGAATTTCAGAAGGCGTTCACACGGTGTGGCATCGAGATCAGAACGCCAGATTTGCAGTCATGGTGTATGCACATGCCTGGAGAGCAGCGTATGGTTACATGGCTGGGTATAACATTCAATCATCGACGATAGTACCAACTGAAG GATCGAACCAAAAGGGTCCCAACTCTGCAGGTGGAGGGCCCTATGCTAAGAGCTTGTCAGCAGACACCACACAGGGACTGAGAGTCAGAGAAAACTTCCTAATGTTTATGTGCATCTTAGCCGTTCTGTTGATACTTATTGTATTGTTTGCGCTCCTTATGTTCTGGAGAGACTGGCGGAAGAAGAATAACGG ATCATTCAGTTCCATCTCTTCAGGCGTTCCACAAACCCATGAGGACGACACCAAAAGTACAGAAGGAATGGCCATGGAAAGCATGGAACCAGAGCCATTTACGGATTATGATAAAAACCCATTAATCTAA